CTGGACCCAGGCGGCGATCTCGCGCAGCTGCGCCTGGCGCACCGCGATATCGGCATGGTTGGCGCAGCCGCTGTCTTCCGATTGCAAATGGGTGCCGATCACGTGGTAATTGCGGCCGCCCACATCCAGCCTCGCGTAAGCGAACCCCTTCAGCGCCTGGCCATCCCAGCTGCAGCCGGCGGTCCGAAACAGATACTGCCGCTTCTCGACGATGGGCCAGCGGCTGACGATGGCGACGCCGCCGTCTTCCGGCTTCATGCCGTTCCAGCCCTCGGTGCCGTCCCAGCCATCCCGCGATCGGCCGATCACCGGCGTCTGCTGGGGAAAACGGGGTTTGAGCAGGGCCAACAGCTTCTCCGACGCGGCGTTGTCCTGCAGTTCCTGAAACACCAGCACATCCTGCTCCTGCAGAATGGGCGCGGCCGCCATCAACTCGACGCGGCGCATCTGGCCGTAGTTGGGATACAGCGCCTGCGGCAGCAGCATCGCGTTCCAGGTGGTGAGCCTCAACTCTTCGGTGGCTTCGGCATGAGAGGCGACAGGCAGCGATAGCGCCGCGCACAGCAGAAAACGCCAGGCTTTCATCGGTCATCCTTGGTGGGTGAGAAAGCGGAAAAGGCTGGATCAGTTTTCTTGCACTATGGTTAATTGACAGAAATTTAATATTCAATTTACATTTCAAGCACCCATAAGCCACGCCGGGACTAATCCATCCCATACCCCGCCGAAGCCTGCGGACGCAAAAAAGGCGCCGTCCACAAGGACGGCGGCTTTCGCGCGAAAAGCCTCCGCGCGCTTACTCGTGGATGGCTTCCAAGGCGATGTCGATGGTGACGTCGTCGCCGACATACGGCGCGTACTTGCCGGCGTTGAATTCAGTGCGCTTGATCTTGACGCTGGCATTGGCGCCGATGGCGTCCTTCTTCAGCATCGGATGCTCTTTGTTGGTGAAGCTGGACAGTGTCAGCGTCACCGGCTTGGTCACGCCCTTGATGGTCAGATTGCCCTCCACCGCAGTCGGCTGGTCGCCGTCGAACACCACCTTGGTCGACTTGAAGGTGGCGGTCGGGAACTTGGCGGTGTCGAAGAAATCCGCGCCCTGGATATGGCCGTTGAACACCGGGTAGCCGGTATTCACCGATTTCATGTCGATGGTCACGTCGACGGAGCCGGTCTTGGCCTCCTTGTCCAGCACGACCTTGCCGCTGGCCTTGTCGAAACGGCTCAGCTGGGTGGAAAAGCCCA
This genomic window from Chromobacterium phragmitis contains:
- a CDS encoding YceI family protein, translated to MNRLTRLTLAAVAAAGFSSAAFAKPETYVIDGSHTFPRFSYSHLGFSTQLSRFDKASGKVVLDKEAKTGSVDVTIDMKSVNTGYPVFNGHIQGADFFDTAKFPTATFKSTKVVFDGDQPTAVEGNLTIKGVTKPVTLTLSSFTNKEHPMLKKDAIGANASVKIKRTEFNAGKYAPYVGDDVTIDIALEAIHE